A single Nomia melanderi isolate GNS246 chromosome 13, iyNomMela1, whole genome shotgun sequence DNA region contains:
- the LOC116434192 gene encoding uncharacterized protein LOC116434192, protein MTNSAPKLNNKVERHGSPNVGVERHHHRSSAINSSAVFHNGGRSYSRNSTGRLNCSPHYSSKSTRNSPLRYEYSPRGSPTNSFYAGAKFSEPPSPASLPKPPSHWTNRPMSSCQQADRSCDISNHLKMILNVQA, encoded by the coding sequence ATGACGAATTCTGCACCAAAATTAAACAACAAAGTTGAGCGGCATGGTTCACCAAATGTTGGTGTCGAGCGACACCATCACCGCTCCAGTGCAATTAATTCGTCAGCGGTCTTCCATAATGGTGGAAGATCTTACAGCAGAAATTCTACTGGTCGATTGAACTGTAGCCCACACTATTCGTCCAAAAGTACAAGAAATTCGCCGTTGCGGTATGAGTATAGTCCACGGGGCAGCCCAACAAACAGCTTTTACGCGGGTGCAAAGTTTTCtgaaccaccgtctcctgcAAGCCTTCCCAAACCACCGAGCCATTGGACTAATAGACCGATGAGCAGTTGTCAGCAAGCCGACAGGAGTTGCGATATTTCAAATCATCTGAAGATGATATTAAACGTCCAAGCCTGA